One window of Dysidea avara chromosome 11, odDysAvar1.4, whole genome shotgun sequence genomic DNA carries:
- the LOC136238003 gene encoding uncharacterized protein: MNTLLIEILLQNEELQVATKQWLKVNFPKITQEFCRRYKTIIILLGKPAAKVALRELMKYHIEKVMTLHSTGLTVTLIADLTQEGLKFIGYEDAGMIIGGAGNVATFAAFGYIGRGPGGLVVGALVGFLVWGAGEIAGSITEHVLS; the protein is encoded by the exons ATGA ATACCCTTTTAATAGAAATATTGCTTCAGAATGAAGAACTGCAAGTGGCTACTAAACAATGGCTAAAAGTTAATTTTCCAAAGATAACTCAGGAATTTTGTCGAAGATATAAGAccataattatactgcttgGTAAACCAGCTGCAAAAGTTGCATTGAGGGAATTAATGAAATATCACATTGAGAAAGTGATGACATTACATAGTACTGGTCTGACTGTAACTCTGATAGCTGACCTTACCCAAGAAGGATTGAAGTTTATTGGGTATGAAGATGCTGGAATGATTATCGGTGGTGCTGGGAATGTTGCTACTTTTGCAGCTTTTGGATATATCGGTCGTGGACCCGGAGGATTAGTTGTAGGAGCACTGGTAGGGTTTCTAGTTTGGGGAGCTGGAGAAATTGCTGGTAGCATTACTGAACATGTGTTGTCTTAA
- the LOC136239174 gene encoding TNF receptor-associated factor 5-like: MKIVSSLIKPYDSLLQWPFINKVTLTLINQTGGPDVTDTFKPDPKNPKSSSFQRPKTEMNVASGCPRFVPLDDLYRNARCIQARSQE; the protein is encoded by the exons ATGAAAATTGTATCATCTTTGATAAAACCATACGATAGTCTTCTGCAGTGGCCATTCATCAACAAAGTTACCTTGACATTAATCAACCAGACTGGTGGGCCAGATGTCACAGACACATTCAAGCCAGATCCCAAGA ATCCCAAGAGTAGCTCATTCCAAAGACCGAAAACAGAAATGAATGTGGCATCTGGGTGTCCCCGTTTTGTGCCACTTGATGACCTCTACAGAAATGCAAGATGCATTCAAGCCAGATCCCAAGAGTAG